AAGCCACGCTAGCAGACGTTCCGCTGGATCGGGACCCTAGCATGCACGTAAATGGATGGTGCTGTGACCAATGTCCGACCTCATGTGCAGGGTATTCGTGATTATGGTGGCAGACCATTCGTGATTAGGGTAGCTGACCATTCGTGCCTAGGGTGGCAGAGTCAAAGAGGGAACGAGCTATAAGCGTTTGTATTATGAAGTCGCTGCCTGTATAGCACGTGACTGCGTGATTGCCACCTTTTGTATCAAAGCGCCGTGTTTTCGCCATGAAGTAGGCCCCCAAACGCCCGTCCGCCGAGAATGCAACTCAGTCTGTCCGCGCCTGTGCGGATGATGTGGAGATTAGAAATACAGGATACGAATCCAATGAAGGAATGCAAATCTGAAGGGTGGGCGCGACTATATGTTGTCGGGCGGGGAGTTGAAAAAAGAAACTCGTAACCGATGCAGCTGTTGCAGGTTAGCGTGTGTTTGGCAGGAAGAGGGCCGGGGGAGTGGGTACCGAGGGTAGCTTGGGGATGACGACGGCTATCGTGGCTAGACAATTGACGATGAAATAGGTGCTATCGTAGTGCGTGTAATGTGTGCTAACAAGAAATAACGCGATGGGGACGAAGAGCAGGAACTTCTTTGCCGGGGTGTACTGGTCGCCGTTGTCGATCTGCTCCCACATGTTGAGGTTGTCGTAGGCGCCCGAGTTGAAGTCGAAGGGGACGCCGCGGACGTAGTGGAACATGAGGTAGGAGCCGGCCATGTACGAGAGGTTGACAAGGGTCCAGGATGTCTCCTGTGACATGCCTGGGATGATGTCGAAGAGGATCTTGCCGATGAAGATGAGGACAAAGTGGATGATCCAGGCGCCTAGAAGTCAAGTTAGCCTTCTCTCCGTATGTATATGTGTCTCTCCCGCTCTCATCGTATATAGACATGTATGTTTCTCTCCCCCtctgtgtgtgtgtgtatgtgcTCACCCTTTGCATTCACCCACTCGGCGTTGAGGTTGGGCAGAGCAGCCTGGTCGCTCAGCTGCTCAAGAGACTCGGGTGGTTCCTTGTAGACAAGACTACTGCTACGCCGCCTCCGGGCATCCTTTGCGTCGAGGGACATGTTTGCGTTGGGGGAGCGGTCGGGGCTCAGTCGGTGGGGCCGCGGGTCGCCAGCGAAGCTCAGGCGAGAGGTGCGGTTGAGGAGTATGGGTGACAGTTTGGCGGTTGGGGGGGAAGTTGTGTTTGGGGGGCGTTGGGAGGGGGCACGGAGGGAGGGGCTGCTCGCGTGGTGGAGGGACAGCAGAGCAGGGCTGGGGCCTGTCAGCAGGGCCGTGGGCGTGGCGGTGGGTGCAGGGTCTTACTGTGCACCGGCGAGGTAGCGGTTGAGCGGTTTGCCGGAGGAACCGGGGGTGGGTCTGGGTGAGCGAGCGGGCAGAGAAGGGCGAGCGTGCGGACGGCGGTGCTCTGCGGCGGGTGGGCGAGCGTGATGGGCGAGAGTGGTGGGCGAAAGCGTTGGACAGCGGGTGGTGGATGGTGGGTGGTGGGTTGGGCGAGTGCGCAGGACGGGCGCAGGACGGGCAGAGGCAGCAGCGAGGCGACGACGTGGACGTGGGCGCGGGCGTGGTCTCTCCTGGGAGCAGAGGGTGATTTCGCCTGCACTGGCAGGGACCACGCCGGAGCTCCCGTGCAGGGGCCACCTATGAACCTATGAACGTTGCCGCGAGCCAGACCTCCGACCTCACACGCCTTGGCCTCTGGCAACCGTCACGCCGTCACGACCACGACATCAAGGcggcaccaccaccaccacgacGACATCAAGACGGCACCACCATATCAAGACGCCACCATCACGACATCAAGACAACGCCACCACCACATCAAGACAACACCACCATCACGACATCAagacaacaccaccaccaccaccatcatgGCGACCGAGGCGCCCCAGCCTGTAGACACCACCGCCCAGCCCGCAGACACCACAGCCCAGCCTGCAGACACCACAGCCCAGCCCCAGCTCCAGCCCGAGCACGCCGCCGAGCCAGCGCAAAAGCCGCCCGTCAAGCGCTCATGGAGGTACGCGGACTGCACAGCGAGCTCCCACCCAACACCGCCGCTAACCCAGCCTGCAGGCGAAAGTACCGCAAGATGCGCATCAAGTTCGACAACGCCATGAGCCAGAGCAACCACCTGATCATGGAGGAGTGGAAGGCTATGGGCACCGCCCGCCGCCTGCAGGCCGAGAACGACCAGCTGCTCGACGCCCTGCTCGACTTCAACTCCCAGCCACGCGTCTCGGCGCGTCAACGCTTCGACCTGTCCGACCCTGCCAGCACACAAGCAGCCGAGCAGCGCCTGCACGGCCTGCGCGAACAGCTCAACGCCGGCGCCCTCACACCAGAGCAGTACGCCCAGCATGCCGACCAGCTGCACGCTGCCCAGGCCGTCCAGCGCGTCCAGACGTCGCTCGCCACCCTCGAAGCCACCGTCCCACACACCACCACAACCGACCCGTCTGCCCTCCCCGACGGCATCGACCTCAGCGAGCACGCGCCCGGCTACATGTCGCCCGCACACGAGGAAGAGTACCTGCTCGCCCTCGACCAGCTGCTCGACGACCCCGCCTTCGACCCCGCCAGCCCCCACACCCGCACCCTGCACCTGGGGCCCTCGCAACCGCCGCTGAGCGAGAAGGAGCTTACCATCCGCAACCCAGACAGCGTCTACAGCTGGCTGCGCAAGAATCAGCCCCAGGTCTTCCTCCAGGACAAGGACGCCCCCCACCACGACAATGTATCCGAGAAGGCTGCCCCCAAGGGCGGCAACAAGAAGGGGCGCCAGTCCAACGTCGGCGGCACACCAGGGCCCAAGGAGGAACACGATGGCGAGGACTTGGCCGCGCCCGAAGCCAAGGGCAAGGGGAAGAAGGGCGGAGGCGACCCGGACGACACAGCGTACCGACCCAAGGGTGGCAGCAGCAGGTCATCGAAGCGCAAGAGAGAGGCTGGAGAAGGCGAGTCCAAGGGGGCTCGTAAGAAGAATCGGCCcagtgcagcagcagcatcagcagcagcggcagcggcagcggcagcggtgGCGGTTGCAGCTCCCTCGTCCGCGCCCGCGCCCGCTGCTACGGGGTAGGCTGTGACTGCAGTATTTTGTTTTGTTTTGGTTTAATTTTTTGTATCACTACTTGGGACTTGAGAAATCGGCGTAATCGGGTCAGATAGATACCCTTGGGACATGCTTTGGGCTGAGCAGGAGAAGGATGATGTCGTATGTTGTATACCATGTTGTATATCGTAGCAAGAATAGGATTTAAATTGCTATAAGAAGGTTGATTTACTATATTTGTAGCAATAATAGGAATTCATTTGTTAAGGGAATGTTGATATATCATATATTATAGCAAGAACAGGAAAGGAACCTTATTTGTTAAGGGAATGTCTCATATCATAGCAAGAACAGGAAAGGAACTTGATCTGCCGAGTGAGTGCCATCGAAAAGAGTGAATTTCAATCCTATTCCATGCTTTCTTCCATTAAACCAGATACAGACGTACGGCCTTGTATGATACACTGCTCTCTACCCCTGCTTCTCGCTTCCTCGCTACTTCCTCCTCGGCGCCTGGACCAGGACAGGCTCGGGGTCGGCGAGGAAGGGCAGGCTGGTATCCACGACCGTCTTGCCGTCGATCAGCTGTCCGTTGCCGGCGCGGACATCCTGCAGCCTCGCCTGGTCGGCGCGCCTCTGGGCGAGGTAGGCTTTGCGCTCGGGCGTCAGGGCCCAGGCCGGGGGGAAGGCGTGGCGCAGCTTGGGCCGGTGGTGGCGGAAGTCAAAGGGCACGTCTTGGAAGGTGTCGGTGCTGTCCTTGGCCTCGGCGATGAGCGACTGTATGGTTTCGCCGAGGAAGCGCTTGTTCTGCGTCTGCGTGTCGAATTGCTCCGTCGACATCTTGATCAGGTCGGACGAGGGGTTGTAGCGCGGCCCGGACAGCTTGATCAGCTTGTCGCGCTGGGTAGGGGCCAGGCCGAGGTCCGAGGGCGAGAACTCGACGACGACCTTGTTGGCCGCTGGGTGGGATTCGCCTAGGTACGAGGTGTAGCGGAAACGGAAGGGGGTGGAGGCGGTCGGGGGTTCAAAGGGGCGGGCGAGTTCTGGCGATTCTATCAGTCATGCGGTTGAGTGCAGTGTGGGTAGACATACGGCTCAGAAGAGGCAGCTCCCAGGCAATCAGGCGTGCATACTCCCTCAGCTCGCGGTGCTTCTGCAGCTCGCCGTGGCCGTGGCTCGTGATGTCGTCGCCGTAGTAGTCCTCGTCGGGCCCCATCGACTCCTCGCCCTCGGCCCAGAAGCCCGACTTGATGCGGTACAGCTCGTCCTCGAGGATCTCAAAgtcctcgtcctcgaccAGCTCGGAGCCGGGCGCGATGGGGATGCCCTGCTTGCCCTTGCGCACCGCCTCCTCCATCACGGCCGGGTCCAGCGCCTTCAGGTCCTCGGCCAGCTTCTGCAGCTGCGCCGCCGCCTTGTCGGGCGTGTTGGCCCACGTCGACTCCAGCACGGGCTTGGCGGCTGCCTCGGGCTCTCGCGCGGGTCCGTCGTCGCGGTCGGGTCTTGCGCACCGGCTGGCCGTGGTCGACAGCGGCCGTGGCCACTGTGGTGGGTGTCGGGCTATCGATCGAGCGGGGATCGAGGACGCACAGCGCCGCgactgcagcagcagcctttGTGTGACTGACGCCATGCTGCTGGGGATGTGTAGAGGCCGTCGTCGACTTTTCGCGCTCCCACGCCCGGCCCCGTGGCTTGGCACCGCTGCCACGAGCCAATGCGAGCCGCCTGCCGCCCGACCTCCGCCTTGCATCGCTCCACCCTCCGCCTTGCATCGCTCCACCCTCCACCCTCCACCCAGGAAAAACAATCATGGCCGCTTCGTGGAGCTGGACACCCGCCTCGAAGCTGTGCTTCGTCACCACCGGCGCAACAGCCCCCTTTGCAGCCCTGATCGAGTCCGTCCTGAGCCCTCCGTCTCTGGATGCGTTGCTGGAACACGGCTTCACCCATCTGCTCGTCCAGCATGGCTCTGCCAAAGACGTCTTTGCCCAGGCTGCTGCCAGTGCTCGGTCTCACGTGCAGGACACCCAGCACTCGTTGATCATCGACGGCATCGACTTCAGCCCACACGGCCTACACGCCCAGCTCAGACTCGTGCAGCAGTCCAAGGGCCTCGTTGTATCGCATGCTGGATCGGGATCTATCCTCGACGCTCTGCGCTTCCACCTCCCACTCATCGTCGTGCCCAACACGAGTCTTTTGGATAACCATCAGGAGGAGCTTGCTGTTGCCATGGAGCGCTCAGGCTACCTGCTCAGAGGCCGTGTTGAGTGCGTCCTTCTTCATGCATTCCTGGTTCCTATTGAGGAGCTGACATTCGTGACCAGAGACCTGAGTCCGGCTATTCGAAAGTCAGGGGAGTTCCGCAGTAGAATGTCTCAATTTCCACCCATTACCAGCGGACAGCACAGAGAAACCAAGAGCTTCGCCGCGGTCATGGATGAGACGGTGGGCTTCATGGATTGAGCCTGTGCCAATGGGACTGCTACGAGAACAACTCTCGCCCAGGACTTGAAACGAGCATTCCACATCTCCACGTGCTGTCAAACTATCAACCCGCCTTCAATTCCCTTCACCTTCTCGAGAGGGTTTTGTAACGTCTGCGAGATCCACACCACGTTGTAGCGGTCAAGTGGCGAACAGAACTCGAGGTTCAAGGCTCGTCACCATCAAAGATACCACGGGATTGGTGTCGACTACAAAATCTGAAGGTGTCGATAGGACTGGCGTGACGTCGTCCCGCACCTCGTACGCCCTGCTCCGCCTCACCCACCCTGACGCTGCACAACTGAATCTGGTTCATTGGTTACGGCTGAGGGCACCTCTCTTCCGGCACGATATGAAAACGCCAACGtgtcttatctctagcaTGGGAGCGTGACTAGCGCGGCATAGGGATTGCATTCAACAGAATGCCCGTTCCTCTATGATAAACAACTCAGAGTCTCGCACTACGCATCCGTCAACCTCTACATCAGCAATTACCATATCAAACCATTCCGTGCATTGGGTTGAAATGGACGGTCTGAAAAGGCAGTGTAGCTAGGAAGCTTCAAACGAGTACATGCTACTTCCTGTGTGCTGAAGCTCAGGCGCGATATCTTCAATCAAATCATCAATCCAGCAGTCACCACTGCTGTCACACAGCTACTTTGCACACGTTCCACCGTGCGCAGGCACTATGGACACCTAGTTCTTCCCCCGCCCCCAGCTGCAAAAATAAACACTCAGCTTGACCCAACGCGAACCTCACAACGGTTCCTTCACTTCACTCACCACCAACCTTGCTTTCACATTCCAACATTCACCTAAACTCGTCTCTCCCAGACCCTCACACCAGAACACTGCCTCGGTACCTGCTCAACCATGCGACTTCGTGCCACCTTGTCAGCCATCTTGGTCAGTGCGAGTGCTCTTGTACACGCAGCACCATCGAGGTACGTCACCTAAGCACGCAACAGACTACATGTCCAATAACCGAACGCAGTACATCCCAAAAGAGAAGCGTCGACTTCAATTGGGGCAGCACCAAAGTCCGTGGCGTCAACCTGGGAGGATGGCTGGTCCTTGAACCGTGAGTTTGCACACACGTTTACATGTACTCGACCAATACCACAACAGGTTCATCACCCCCTCGATGTTCGAGTCCCACAGCACGCCCGACTACGCTGTCATCGACGAATGGACCCTCTGCGAGAAGCTCGGCAAGCAAGGCTGCTACGACGCCCTCAAACCCCACTGGGACTCGTTTGTCTCTCTGCAGGACTTCCAAAAGATCCGTGACGCTGGCTTCAACATGGTCCGCATCCCTATCGGCTACTGGTCTTACGTCGAGCCTTGGGGCCCCTTCACTTCAGGCGCAGCCCCTTACCTGGACAAAGCCATTACCTGGGCGCGCGAGACTGGACTCAAAGTCGTCATCGACCTGCACGGTGCGCCGAAGAGCCAGAACGGATTCGACCACAGCGGTCAAAAGCTGGCGTATCCGGCATGGGGCGATGCGGATAGTCTGGCGTACACGCACCAGACGCTCACGATCCTCAATGACAAGTATGCAAAGCCGGACATGCAAGACGTGGTCGTCGCCATCCAGCCCCTCAACGAGCCGTTTCTGGCAATGGTCCCGCAGGATACGGTCAGACAATTCTACCGCGATGCGTTCTACAATCTGCGCGAAGTGAGCGATACGCCCGTCATGTTCCACGATGGATTCGTCGACCCGAGCTGGATGAATGGGTTCCTTACGCCTCAGGATAACGGTGCTCAGGGAGTGATTGTCGATCATCATCAGTACCAGATCTTCGGTGACGGCCTTGTGGGCATGGGCGTCGAGCAGCATCTGGGTATGGCATGCAACGCAGTGAGTCGTATCCCATGGTCATACAAGTTGTACGTCGCTGACCACGCGATGACAGGTGGACACCTACGCTACGTCTGACAAGTGGACCATTGTCGGCGAGTGGTCCGGGGCTCTCACTGACTGCGCCCGTCACCTAAATGGCTTTGCATCCGGCTCGCGCATGGAAGGCAGTTACGCCGGTGCATCCTACGTCGGCTCCTGCACCGGCAAATCGGGCCAAGTCGACGCCTGGTCCCAAGCCTGGAAAGACAGTGTACGCAGGTACATTGAGGTTCAGCTCGACGCTTTCGAGGCCAAGACGCAGGGCTGGGTGTTTTGGAACTTCAAGACGGAGGGTAGCGCTGGAGAGTGGGATCTGTTTCAGCTGCTTGACGGCGGCGTGTTCCCGCAGCCGCTTGAGGGTCGCAAGTTTGAGAAGTACTGCACGAACTTTTGAGAATGAGGTGTAAGGGAATCACATGGTTGGTATCTGGGGCAATGGGCGGCAGGTGAGCAAGAACGACGAGAGGCATGCAGGACAACAAAATGGTTGGCTGCAATCATGTCTGTGTACTACGTTATATCGTACATGGAGTATCTAATGACAGAATAGCGACTAGCTGCGTTTGACCTGCGTCTTCCTATCGGATGTTGTCACATGGCTCATGTTGTCTTGATCGTCTGTCTTGAGCACTGCAGAGTCCGTCAGCTCATTCGTCCACAAGCTCCACAATGTCGCCGAACTGCTGAAACAACCATGGCTGGAGGCCCTGGAACGCCTCTGGGACCTGCTCGGTTTGTTCCTGTTCTTCCACCTGAACAGACCGTGCTGGAATCTGGTCCTCAGCCAATGTCTGCTTAGGATGCGAAGGATTCTCCGCTTCCCCAGCTGGAGGATTGTCAAGCAGGTTGAACAGGTCGTCGATGATATCATCGTCTACCAACTCGCCCTTTGCGCTTGCATCCGCAAGTTGAGTCAACACTTTCTCTTGCCGCATATCCCTGAGCTGTCGATCTAAGAGGTTCGACTTGGCTTCTTCAGCATGCTCCGTAAGACTACTGGTGCTGTTGAAAACCGGAGTCTTGATCTTTGAAACTGTTGCCCGAGTCTCAGGTGCTGCTGAAGTTGTTTTGGGCTTTGGAAGGTCAGCACTGACCACTTCGAGCGCGGTGAGATCAATGTCTGTCGGAAACTCGACATctgctgcttcttctgcagTGTCAACAGCAGCTAAGGTGCCGTAAACCTCTTCGTTCGTCATGTTCGTGGCATACGCTCCCTGCAAGTCTTGCGAGTCTGCCAGACCAACAATGGCTTCGCCGAACATTGAGTCGTCATCACCGAACGTATCGGATCCGCGAGAAGTGACTGGTACTTGATCAGAGAAGTACAGTGAGGTCGGTTCTTTGGAGTGTGATGGCTGTGTGGGAACTTCGGGGGCGAGCTCCTCGAGCTCAAGACCGCCGTACTCGCTCGAGGTCATAGGGTAGGTTGTCGGCTGGCTGAGGAACGAAAGTAGATGCTCACCGCCTTCTCCGTAACAGTAAGTAGGCTTTTTGTGCATGACAGAGTGAAGAGAAGATGGCACGTCTTTTTTCAGAATACTCTTGTGAAGGTTGTCAAGGCCTCGATAGTCGCGCGGCCCGTTGATTGCATACTCAATCttttgcttcttctcctgTTGGGTAAGATCTAGCTCTTCAATCGCAGTCGATGTCTTTCGCTTTGATGCCTGAAGTTGCAGCTTGGACTGGGTCTTAGTTGGCTGCACAGAGCCTTTAAAAGGCTGCAGATCCTGACTCACGTCTATCAATACACGCTTGGGCGCGGCCTTTTTTGGCGGCTTATCCATCCCGTGCTTGCAACAGTAATGTTTGCAAGCCGCCCTGTCTTTGCACTTGTGACTGCAAACCCATCTGCCGTTGGAGAGCTGGACAGGTGCAGCACTGTCGTTGTCTTCAGTGGTGATTAATGGATGCTTAGCTCGACCCTGTTCTTTCACCGGCTTGTTCTTGGTAGTGTTTTCCCTCGTAATGGCATTTGTTGTATTGGCGAAGTTGTCAATATGCTCGAAGTCGAGATCACCGCACATGACTTGGGCTAATGTCTCGTCATCGATGTCAGTGTCTCCAAAGTCATCGCTGGCAATCGATTTCTTTCGCTGCATTGGAGTGTTCTCGATCCGACGCCTGGACATGTTTGGCTGATGAGTTGCTGCAGGCTCCACTGCTTTTGTGACCTTTGACGGCAACATTGAGGAGGCTATCTTTGGGGTGACGGTCGCTCCTCGCATGCTTCCCGCTACAAAACTTTAGCTTGAGAGTGGCAGAACGAGTCTCACTCACCAATGCCTTCACACATGAGATAGCAATTGATCTTCTGGTCTGGACTTGTCAAGAACGCTGGAAACACTAGGCTC
The Ascochyta rabiei chromosome 9, complete sequence DNA segment above includes these coding regions:
- a CDS encoding Glucan 1,3-beta-glucosidase yields the protein MRLRATLSAILVSASALVHAAPSSTSQKRSVDFNWGSTKVRGVNLGGWLVLEPFITPSMFESHSTPDYAVIDEWTLCEKLGKQGCYDALKPHWDSFVSLQDFQKIRDAGFNMVRIPIGYWSYVEPWGPFTSGAAPYLDKAITWARETGLKVVIDLHGAPKSQNGFDHSGQKLAYPAWGDADSLAYTHQTLTILNDKYAKPDMQDVVVAIQPLNEPFLAMVPQDTVRQFYRDAFYNLREVSDTPVMFHDGFVDPSWMNGFLTPQDNGAQGVIVDHHQYQIFGDGLVGMGVEQHLGMACNAVDTYATSDKWTIVGEWSGALTDCARHLNGFASGSRMEGSYAGASYVGSCTGKSGQVDAWSQAWKDSVRRYIEVQLDAFEAKTQGWVFWNFKTEGSAGEWDLFQLLDGGVFPQPLEGRKFEKYCTNF
- a CDS encoding DNA helicase, whose product is MSRRRIENTPMQRKKSIASDDFGDTDIDDETLAQVMCGDLDFEHIDNFANTTNAITRENTTKNKPVKEQGRAKHPLITTEDNDSAAPVQLSNGRWVCSHKCKDRAACKHYCCKHGMDKPPKKAAPKRVLIDVSQDLQPFKGSVQPTKTQSKLQLQASKRKTSTAIEELDLTQQEKKQKIEYAINGPRDYRGLDNLHKSILKKDVPSSLHSVMHKKPTYCYGEGGEHLLSFLSQPTTYPMTSSEYGGLELEELAPEVPTQPSHSKEPTSLYFSDQVPVTSRGSDTFGDDDSMFGEAIVGLADSQDLQGAYATNMTNEEVYGTLAAVDTAEEAADVEFPTDIDLTALEVVSADLPKPKTTSAAPETRATVSKIKTPVFNSTSSLTEHAEEAKSNLLDRQLRDMRQEKVLTQLADASAKGELVDDDIIDDLFNLLDNPPAGEAENPSHPKQTLAEDQIPARSVQVEEQEQTEQVPEAFQGLQPWLFQQFGDIVELVDE
- a CDS encoding N-acetylglucosaminyldiphosphodolichol N-acetylglucosaminyltransferase translates to MAASWSWTPASKLCFVTTGATAPFAALIESVLSPPSLDALLEHGFTHLLVQHGSAKDVFAQAAASARSHVQDTQHSLIIDGIDFSPHGLHAQLRLVQQSKGLVVSHAGSGSILDALRFHLPLIVVPNTSLLDNHQEELAVAMERSGYLLRGRVEDLSPAIRKSGEFRSRMSQFPPITSGQHRETKSFAAVMDETVGFMD
- a CDS encoding sphingolipid homeostasis protein orm1, which encodes MSLDAKDARRRRSSSLVYKEPPESLEQLSDQAALPNLNAEWVNAKGAWIIHFVLIFIGKILFDIIPGMSQETSWTLVNLSYMAGSYLMFHYVRGVPFDFNSGAYDNLNMWEQIDNGDQYTPAKKFLLFVPIALFLVSTHYTHYDSTYFIVNCLATIAVVIPKLPSVPTPPALFLPNTR
- a CDS encoding 37S ribosomal protein S24, mitochondrial — protein: MASVTQRLLLQSRRCASSIPARSIARHPPQWPRPLSTTASRCARPDRDDGPAREPEAAAKPVLESTWANTPDKAAAQLQKLAEDLKALDPAVMEEAVRKGKQGIPIAPGSELVEDEDFEILEDELYRIKSGFWAEGEESMGPDEDYYGDDITSHGHGELQKHRELREYARLIAWELPLLSQLARPFEPPTASTPFRFRYTSYLGESHPAANKVVVEFSPSDLGLAPTQRDKLIKLSGPRYNPSSDLIKMSTEQFDTQTQNKRFLGETIQSLIAEAKDSTDTFQDVPFDFRHHRPKLRHAFPPAWALTPERKAYLAQRRADQARLQDVRAGNGQLIDGKTVVDTSLPFLADPEPVLVQAPRRK